One genomic region from Pseudoduganella dura encodes:
- the prfA gene encoding peptide chain release factor 1, producing MKPSMLAKLDQLANRLVELDELLMSEGATANMDSYRKMTREHAELGPLVALYKDYLSVQADMGEAQQMLLDPDMKDFAQEEIESGKARLAALELDLQKMLLPKDANDERNIFLEIRAGTGGDESALFAGDLLRMYTRFAERSRWQVEIVSASESDLGGYREVIARIVGTGAYSKLKFESGGHRVQRVPATETQGRIHTSACTVAVMPEADEVEDVHINPADLRIDTYRASGAGGQHINKTDSAVRITHLPSGIVVECQDDRSQHKNKASAMKVLAARIKDVQLREQQSQEAATRKSLIGSGDRSERIRTYNFPQGRMTDHRINLTLYKLDMIMDGDLTELTATLSAEHQAELLAALGD from the coding sequence GCTGGCCAAGCTGGACCAACTCGCGAACCGCCTCGTGGAGCTGGACGAACTCTTGATGTCCGAAGGCGCCACCGCCAACATGGACAGCTACCGCAAGATGACCCGCGAACACGCGGAGCTGGGCCCGCTGGTGGCACTGTACAAGGATTACCTGAGCGTGCAGGCCGACATGGGCGAGGCGCAGCAGATGCTGCTCGACCCCGACATGAAGGACTTCGCGCAGGAAGAGATCGAGTCCGGCAAGGCGCGGCTGGCGGCACTCGAACTGGACCTGCAAAAGATGCTGCTGCCGAAGGACGCCAACGACGAGCGCAACATCTTCCTCGAGATCCGCGCCGGTACCGGCGGCGACGAATCGGCGCTGTTCGCCGGCGACCTGTTGCGCATGTACACCCGCTTCGCCGAGCGCAGCCGCTGGCAGGTGGAGATCGTGTCCGCTTCGGAAAGCGACCTGGGCGGCTACCGCGAAGTGATTGCCCGCATCGTCGGCACCGGCGCGTATTCCAAGCTGAAGTTCGAGTCGGGCGGCCACCGCGTGCAGCGCGTGCCGGCCACCGAAACGCAAGGCCGCATCCACACGTCCGCCTGCACGGTGGCGGTGATGCCGGAGGCGGATGAGGTGGAAGACGTGCACATCAATCCGGCCGACCTGCGCATCGACACCTACCGCGCCTCCGGCGCCGGTGGCCAGCACATCAACAAGACCGACTCCGCCGTGCGCATCACCCACCTGCCGAGCGGCATCGTGGTCGAATGCCAGGACGACCGCTCGCAGCACAAGAACAAGGCCTCGGCGATGAAGGTGCTGGCGGCCCGCATCAAGGATGTGCAGCTGCGCGAACAGCAATCGCAGGAAGCGGCCACCCGCAAGAGCCTGATCGGCAGCGGCGACCGCAGCGAGCGCATCCGCACCTACAACTTCCCGCAGGGCCGGATGACGGACCACCGCATCAACCTGACCTTGTACAAGCTGGACATGATCATGGACGGCGACCTGACCGAACTGACCGCCACGCTGTCCGCCGAGCACCAGGCGGAGCTGCTGGCGGCGCTGGGAGACTGA
- a CDS encoding disulfide bond formation protein B: MMKSRTILLSTAAVCLLLVAFALYLQHVKDMLPCPLCVIQRYLFLAVAIGCLIGAFGRKPKVGAAVGLAAAIGGLGVVGKHLYVLANPGFSCGIDPMTTALNKIPTATYLPWLFEADGLCENATDAVLGLSVPQWSAVWFAILTATMIWVLARRQA, from the coding sequence ATGATGAAATCGCGCACCATCCTCCTGTCCACCGCGGCCGTCTGCCTGCTGCTGGTGGCCTTCGCGCTGTATCTCCAGCACGTCAAGGACATGCTGCCCTGCCCGCTGTGCGTGATCCAGCGCTACCTGTTCCTGGCGGTGGCGATCGGCTGCCTGATCGGCGCGTTCGGGCGCAAGCCGAAGGTGGGCGCGGCAGTGGGGCTGGCGGCGGCGATCGGCGGCCTTGGCGTGGTCGGCAAGCATCTGTATGTGCTGGCCAATCCCGGTTTCTCGTGCGGCATCGACCCGATGACGACGGCGCTCAACAAGATCCCCACCGCCACCTACCTGCCGTGGCTGTTCGAAGCGGACGGCCTGTGCGAGAACGCCACCGATGCGGTGCTCGGCCTGTCGGTGCCGCAGTGGTCCGCCGTGTGGTTCGCGATCCTCACCGCCACGATGATCTGGGTGCTGGCGCGCCGCCAGGCATGA
- the prmC gene encoding peptide chain release factor N(5)-glutamine methyltransferase produces MSTLVSPGITLAALQRTPLLDPVDQRILLCHALGITRTALITQPDRALTDEEAARVSALLQRRIDGEPVAYLVGKREFYGLDFTVGPGVLIPRPETELLVELALERLPPRARVLDMGTGSGAIAVAIAHARPDAQVTALDVSPAALAIAARNAALNGVSVRCLHSDWFTAVTDETFDIIVSNPPYIAAGDRHLSEGDLRFEPPGALTDHADGLSALRTIVAGAPAHLVPGGWLLMEHGYDQSVAVQALLAGQCYADVQSWHDLAGIARVTGGRAGHG; encoded by the coding sequence ATGAGCACGCTGGTCTCCCCCGGCATCACGCTGGCGGCGCTGCAGCGCACGCCGCTGCTCGACCCGGTCGACCAGCGCATCCTGCTGTGCCATGCGCTCGGCATCACCCGCACCGCGCTGATCACGCAGCCGGACCGCGCATTGACCGATGAGGAAGCGGCCCGCGTGTCGGCGCTGCTGCAGCGCCGGATCGATGGCGAACCGGTCGCCTACCTCGTCGGCAAGCGCGAGTTCTACGGGCTCGACTTCACGGTCGGGCCGGGCGTGCTGATTCCCCGGCCCGAAACCGAACTGCTGGTCGAACTGGCGCTGGAGCGCCTGCCGCCGCGCGCCCGCGTACTGGACATGGGGACCGGCAGCGGCGCGATCGCCGTCGCCATCGCCCATGCGCGGCCGGATGCGCAGGTGACGGCGCTCGATGTCAGCCCCGCCGCGCTGGCCATCGCCGCCCGCAACGCGGCACTGAACGGCGTGTCCGTGCGCTGCCTGCACAGCGACTGGTTTACCGCCGTGACCGATGAAACGTTCGACATCATCGTCTCCAATCCCCCTTACATCGCGGCCGGCGACCGCCACCTGTCCGAAGGCGACCTGCGCTTCGAACCGCCCGGCGCGCTGACCGACCATGCGGACGGCCTGTCCGCGCTGCGCACGATCGTGGCCGGTGCGCCGGCGCACCTGGTGCCGGGTGGCTGGCTGCTGATGGAGCACGGCTACGACCAGTCCGTCGCCGTGCAGGCGCTGCTGGCGGGGCAATGTTATGCCGATGTGCAAAGCTGGCACGACCTGGCCGGCATCGCCCGTGTTACCGGTGGCCGCGCCGGCCACGGTTAG
- the gshA gene encoding glutamate--cysteine ligase — MSNLLTRRLALLADERHRDVLRGGLRGIERETLRVQPDGHLAKTPHPAGWGSALTHPEITTDYAETLAEFITPAENDIATTIEKLDGIHRFAYSKLGDELLWSESMPCQLPAEEEIDIAWYGKSNLGMLKHVYRRGLALRYGKAMQCIAGIHYNYSLDEQLWRILAENEPAEKPLTPVAYQSEAYLALIRNFRRNSWLLMYLFGTSPALNSSFLRGRPHKLETLSADTLFLPYATSLRMSDLGYQNDAQSGLRPHENSLDSYVATLTRAVNQPYEPYQKIGTRDANGEWQQLSTNVIQIENEYYSTIRPKRVIRTGERPIQALCNRGVQYIEVRCLDVDPFAPVGVSLPTGRFLDAFLLYCALEDSPAIAEEEGEILARNFARTVKEGRRPGLTLTRDGSEIALRAWGEELLERIRPAAELLDQLRGDTQHADALALQAPKLANPDCTPSAAVLRELARHGNSFTAFGLAQSTKHAQYFRAHPPSAEEQAYFGELAARSVAEQAEIESAPAGSFDDFVKAYRASNLCPNHA, encoded by the coding sequence TTGTCCAACCTATTGACGCGCCGCCTGGCCCTGCTGGCCGACGAACGGCACCGCGACGTGCTGCGCGGCGGCTTGCGCGGCATCGAGCGCGAAACGCTGCGCGTGCAGCCGGACGGCCACCTGGCGAAAACGCCGCACCCCGCCGGCTGGGGATCGGCCCTCACGCATCCCGAAATCACCACCGACTACGCGGAAACGCTGGCTGAATTCATTACGCCGGCCGAAAATGATATCGCCACCACGATCGAGAAGCTCGATGGCATCCACCGCTTCGCCTACAGCAAGCTGGGCGACGAACTGCTGTGGAGCGAATCGATGCCCTGCCAGCTGCCGGCTGAAGAGGAGATCGACATCGCCTGGTACGGCAAGTCCAACCTGGGCATGCTGAAGCACGTGTATCGCCGGGGCCTGGCGCTGCGTTATGGCAAGGCGATGCAATGCATCGCCGGCATCCACTACAACTACTCGCTTGACGAGCAGCTGTGGCGCATCCTGGCGGAAAACGAGCCGGCCGAAAAGCCGCTCACGCCGGTGGCCTACCAGTCCGAAGCCTACCTGGCGCTGATCCGCAATTTCCGCCGCAACAGCTGGTTGCTGATGTACCTGTTCGGCACTTCCCCGGCGCTGAACAGCAGCTTCCTGCGCGGCCGCCCGCACAAGCTGGAAACCCTGTCGGCCGACACGCTGTTCCTGCCGTATGCCACCAGCCTGCGCATGAGCGACCTGGGTTACCAGAACGATGCGCAGTCGGGGCTGCGTCCGCACGAAAACAGCCTGGACAGCTACGTGGCCACGCTGACCCGCGCGGTCAACCAGCCTTACGAGCCGTACCAGAAGATCGGTACCCGCGATGCCAACGGCGAATGGCAGCAGTTGTCGACCAACGTGATCCAGATCGAAAACGAGTACTACTCGACGATCCGGCCGAAGCGCGTGATCCGCACCGGCGAGCGTCCGATCCAGGCGCTGTGCAACCGCGGCGTGCAATACATCGAAGTGCGCTGCCTGGATGTCGACCCGTTCGCGCCGGTCGGCGTGAGCCTGCCGACCGGCCGCTTCCTCGATGCGTTCCTGCTGTACTGCGCGCTGGAAGACAGCCCGGCCATCGCGGAGGAAGAAGGTGAAATCCTGGCCCGCAACTTCGCCCGCACGGTGAAGGAAGGCCGGCGCCCGGGCCTGACACTGACGCGCGATGGCAGCGAGATCGCCTTGCGTGCCTGGGGCGAGGAACTGCTGGAGCGCATCCGTCCCGCCGCCGAACTGCTCGATCAACTGCGCGGCGACACCCAGCATGCCGACGCACTGGCGCTGCAGGCGCCCAAGCTGGCCAATCCGGACTGCACGCCATCGGCGGCCGTGCTGCGCGAACTGGCCCGACACGGCAATTCGTTCACCGCGTTCGGCCTCGCGCAAAGCACGAAGCACGCGCAGTACTTCCGCGCCCATCCTCCAAGCGCGGAAGAACAAGCCTACTTCGGCGAACTGGCGGCGCGCTCGGTGGCCGAGCAGGCCGAAATCGAGAGCGCGCCGGCGGGCAGCTTCGACGACTTCGTGAAGGCCTACCGCGCCAGCAACCTGTGCCCGAACCACGCCTGA
- a CDS encoding histone deacetylase family protein, with translation MLTFFNEQHGQLQPRHALVQGHPTPVRDTPDRIDGILAELGRRGLGQIVTPHGVPLMSLERVHTPRYLHFLRTAWSEWVAQSPAHAGRDAFPSQWPVRTLRADIEPEDFGARLGLYSIDTTTPLTAGTWVAAKTGADCAVNAAHALRVGERGTFALTRPPGHHAGADFFGGGCYLNNAALAARHLLDDGLQRVAVLDVDYHHGSGTQGIFYERADVLCLSIHAEPRHAYPFYSGHADETGGGSGHGYNVNLPLPAGATSQAWFTALETACVRLAMYRPEAVVVALGANTFQGEQHGGFGLQGGDYLRLGERLAWLNLPTCFVFEGGSPLRELGVNIVNVLEGFETAL, from the coding sequence GTGCTGACCTTCTTTAACGAACAGCACGGCCAGCTCCAGCCCCGGCATGCGCTCGTGCAGGGGCACCCTACCCCCGTGCGCGACACGCCCGACCGCATCGACGGCATCCTTGCCGAACTGGGGCGGCGCGGCCTGGGGCAGATCGTCACGCCGCACGGCGTGCCGCTGATGTCGCTCGAACGCGTGCACACGCCACGCTACCTGCATTTCCTGCGTACCGCGTGGAGCGAGTGGGTTGCCCAATCCCCCGCCCATGCCGGGCGCGACGCTTTTCCGTCGCAATGGCCGGTGCGCACACTGCGTGCCGATATCGAACCCGAGGATTTCGGCGCCCGCCTCGGCCTGTACTCGATCGACACGACCACGCCGCTGACCGCCGGCACGTGGGTGGCCGCCAAGACCGGGGCCGATTGCGCCGTCAACGCGGCCCATGCGCTGCGCGTCGGCGAGCGCGGCACCTTCGCGCTGACGCGCCCTCCCGGCCACCACGCCGGCGCGGATTTCTTCGGCGGCGGCTGCTACCTGAACAACGCCGCGCTGGCGGCCCGGCACCTGCTCGACGACGGGCTGCAGCGCGTGGCGGTGCTGGATGTCGATTACCACCACGGCAGCGGCACGCAGGGCATCTTCTATGAACGGGCCGATGTACTGTGCCTGTCGATCCATGCGGAACCGCGCCATGCGTACCCGTTCTACAGCGGACACGCGGATGAAACCGGCGGCGGCAGCGGCCATGGCTACAATGTCAACCTGCCGCTGCCTGCCGGCGCCACGAGCCAGGCATGGTTCACGGCGCTGGAAACGGCCTGTGTGCGGCTGGCGATGTACCGGCCGGAAGCCGTGGTGGTGGCACTGGGTGCCAACACGTTCCAGGGCGAACAGCATGGCGGCTTCGGCCTGCAGGGCGGTGATTACCTGCGGCTGGGCGAGCGGCTGGCCTGGCTGAACCTGCCCACCTGCTTCGTGTTCGAAGGCGGCAGTCCGCTCCGGGAACTGGGCGTGAATATCGTCAACGTGCTCGAAGGGTTCGAGACCGCGCTGTAG
- a CDS encoding organic hydroperoxide resistance protein, whose amino-acid sequence MSIENVLYRANAKSTGGREGRSVSSDGVLDVKLTTPKELGGNGAEGTNPEQLFAAGYSACFIGALKFVGGRDKIAVPADTSIDATVGIGPIPTGFGIEVELKISLPGLDRETAEKLVQAAHIVCPYSNATRGNIDVTLTIV is encoded by the coding sequence ATGTCGATCGAAAATGTCCTGTACCGTGCCAATGCCAAATCCACCGGTGGTCGCGAAGGCCGTTCCGTTTCCAGCGATGGCGTGCTGGATGTCAAGCTGACCACGCCGAAGGAACTGGGCGGTAACGGCGCCGAAGGCACCAACCCGGAACAGCTGTTCGCCGCCGGTTACTCGGCCTGCTTCATCGGCGCGCTGAAATTCGTCGGCGGCCGCGACAAGATCGCCGTGCCGGCCGATACGTCGATCGACGCCACCGTGGGCATCGGCCCGATCCCGACCGGCTTCGGCATCGAAGTGGAACTGAAGATCTCGCTGCCGGGCCTTGACCGTGAAACGGCCGAGAAACTGGTGCAGGCCGCGCACATCGTGTGCCCGTACTCGAACGCCACCCGCGGCAATATCGACGTGACGCTGACGATCGTTTAA
- a CDS encoding GNAT family N-acetyltransferase — protein MIEWQWLEFEDIPRRDLYEVLRQRQEVFVLEQTCLYPDLDGLDEAAHHLMAWQTIDGERRLAAYLRCLAPGAKYTEMSLGRILTPAIARGTGIGRLLVAEGIRRAEQQHPGHRIRIGAQQRLEKFYQGFGFATISAPYDEDGILHIDMLR, from the coding sequence ATGATCGAATGGCAGTGGCTGGAGTTTGAAGACATTCCCCGCAGGGACCTGTACGAAGTGCTGCGCCAGCGGCAGGAAGTGTTCGTGCTGGAGCAGACCTGCCTGTATCCCGACCTGGATGGCCTCGACGAAGCCGCCCATCACCTGATGGCATGGCAGACGATCGACGGCGAACGCCGGCTGGCCGCCTACCTGCGCTGCCTCGCCCCCGGCGCCAAGTACACCGAGATGTCCCTGGGCCGCATCCTCACCCCCGCCATCGCCCGCGGCACCGGCATCGGCCGCCTGCTGGTCGCCGAAGGCATCCGCCGCGCCGAACAGCAGCACCCCGGCCACCGCATCCGCATCGGCGCCCAGCAACGCCTGGAAAAGTTCTACCAGGGCTTCGGCTTCGCCACCATCAGCGCCCCCTACGACGAAGACGGCATCCTGCACATCGACATGCTGCGCTAG
- a CDS encoding sensor histidine kinase — protein MASERGVRLGVVASAATLAGLSACAALVTDSPRLLVLCGLGGVGAVLAMWRCLRRLRLPVARPETPSAPAAWPATATVLALEARLEHAPIALFRIEGLSGPGIAAPINANARRLVAPGRASDVAALYAQLAGQPADERRLVGFDTERGLERAMVAVSTLTVQGQGQRLAALMPVESQLEAEALNAWRQLVHVLTHEIMNSLTPVASLSRTAHDLLGELSADLPADAADDLSTALDAIARRAASLVDFVSSYRSLSTLPQARPERVHLGRLFARLAALVGPEWQARGGGAEFSVEPSSLEVMVDAGQLEQALINLLKNACEATAPVARPRAEVRARLGRGGRLRIEVSDNGPGVPADLAAHIFTPFFSTKKQGRGIGLAMVRQLVHGNGGTVRYARSVSNGARFIVSF, from the coding sequence ATGGCATCTGAGCGGGGCGTGCGCCTCGGGGTCGTGGCCAGCGCGGCCACGCTGGCGGGGCTGAGCGCCTGTGCCGCATTGGTGACCGATTCGCCGCGGCTGCTGGTGCTGTGCGGGCTGGGTGGCGTTGGCGCGGTGCTGGCGATGTGGCGCTGCCTGCGGCGCTTGCGGCTGCCGGTGGCGCGGCCGGAAACGCCCTCCGCGCCTGCCGCCTGGCCGGCAACGGCGACGGTGCTGGCACTGGAGGCGCGGCTCGAGCACGCGCCGATCGCGTTGTTCCGCATCGAAGGATTGTCCGGGCCGGGTATCGCCGCGCCGATCAATGCCAATGCGCGGCGGCTGGTCGCGCCGGGGCGCGCCAGCGACGTGGCAGCGCTGTACGCGCAGCTTGCCGGCCAGCCGGCCGATGAGCGACGGCTGGTCGGCTTCGACACGGAACGGGGGCTGGAGCGGGCGATGGTGGCCGTCTCCACGCTGACAGTGCAGGGGCAGGGGCAGCGGCTGGCGGCGCTGATGCCGGTCGAAAGCCAGCTGGAGGCCGAAGCGCTGAACGCATGGCGGCAGCTGGTGCACGTGCTGACCCACGAGATCATGAATTCGCTGACGCCGGTGGCCTCGCTGTCGCGCACGGCGCACGATCTGCTTGGCGAGCTGTCGGCGGACCTGCCGGCCGATGCCGCCGATGACCTGTCCACCGCGCTCGACGCGATCGCACGGCGGGCGGCGAGCCTGGTCGATTTCGTGTCGAGCTACCGGAGCCTGTCGACACTGCCCCAGGCGCGGCCCGAGCGGGTGCACCTGGGCCGGCTGTTCGCCAGGCTGGCGGCGCTCGTCGGGCCGGAGTGGCAGGCGCGTGGCGGCGGCGCCGAGTTTTCCGTCGAGCCGTCATCGCTGGAAGTGATGGTCGACGCGGGCCAGCTCGAACAGGCGCTGATCAACCTGCTGAAGAACGCCTGCGAGGCAACGGCGCCGGTTGCCCGCCCGCGCGCCGAGGTGCGCGCGCGGCTGGGGCGCGGCGGGCGGCTGCGCATCGAAGTCTCCGACAACGGCCCCGGCGTGCCCGCCGACCTCGCCGCGCACATCTTCACGCCGTTCTTCTCGACGAAAAAGCAGGGCCGCGGCATCGGCCTGGCCATGGTTCGGCAACTCGTGCACGGCAACGGCGGCACCGTGCGCTACGCCCGCTCGGTCAGCAACGGCGCCCGCTTCATCGTCAGCTTTTAG
- a CDS encoding sigma-54-dependent transcriptional regulator gives MPDSTARILILDDDADVAYAARMLLRRRYGDVAVLHDPAQLHGMLARGGPDAVPDVVLLDFNFTPGRTDGAEGLAALDVLRRQPRPPAVIALTAYADVPLAVEALKRGAADFITKPWDNARLVAAVDAALARRRPATDTGASALMGDSAPMQAVRAMIAGVAPTEANVMVLGENGVGKELVARALHAQSRRAAGTFLSVDMGALPESTFESELFGHRKGAFTDAKADRAGRFQAARGGTLFLDEIGNMPLPAQAKLLTALERREVTPIGADRPESVDVRIVSATNLDEARMFDPSVFRADLLFRLNTIVLRVPPLRERPGDVPLLLRHYLELYEAQYGRPARAVAPAALAALCAHGWPGNVRALRHACERAVILGAQADYRLEDFGLAAGGAPCAGSAVSAAVPATLVQMREEATLSSLEREAIAAALEQAQGNISHAARMLGVSRAALYRKLDKHGI, from the coding sequence ATGCCCGATTCCACCGCCCGCATCCTGATCCTCGACGACGATGCCGACGTGGCCTATGCGGCGCGCATGCTGCTGCGCCGCCGCTACGGCGACGTGGCGGTGCTGCACGATCCGGCGCAGCTGCACGGCATGCTGGCGCGCGGCGGGCCGGATGCGGTGCCCGACGTGGTGCTGCTGGACTTTAACTTCACGCCGGGCCGCACCGACGGTGCCGAAGGCCTGGCCGCGCTGGACGTGCTGCGCCGCCAGCCGCGGCCGCCGGCCGTCATCGCGCTGACCGCGTATGCGGACGTGCCGCTGGCGGTGGAGGCATTGAAGCGCGGCGCGGCCGACTTCATCACGAAGCCGTGGGACAACGCGCGGCTCGTTGCCGCCGTCGATGCGGCGCTGGCGCGGCGGCGCCCCGCGACCGATACCGGCGCCTCCGCGCTGATGGGCGATTCCGCGCCCATGCAGGCGGTGCGCGCGATGATCGCCGGCGTGGCGCCCACCGAGGCCAACGTGATGGTGCTGGGCGAGAACGGCGTGGGCAAGGAGCTGGTGGCCCGTGCGCTGCACGCGCAGTCGCGGCGCGCGGCCGGCACGTTCCTGTCGGTGGACATGGGCGCGCTGCCGGAGTCCACGTTCGAGAGCGAACTGTTCGGCCATCGCAAGGGGGCATTTACCGATGCGAAGGCCGATCGTGCCGGCCGCTTCCAGGCCGCGCGGGGCGGCACGCTGTTCCTCGACGAGATCGGCAACATGCCGCTGCCGGCGCAGGCCAAGCTGCTCACGGCGCTGGAGCGGCGCGAGGTGACACCGATCGGTGCCGACCGGCCGGAAAGCGTGGACGTGCGCATCGTCAGCGCCACCAATCTCGATGAAGCCCGCATGTTCGATCCCTCCGTGTTCCGTGCCGACCTGCTGTTCCGGCTCAACACGATCGTGCTGCGCGTGCCGCCGCTGCGCGAGCGGCCGGGCGATGTGCCGCTGCTGCTGCGGCATTACCTGGAATTGTACGAGGCGCAGTACGGGCGGCCGGCGCGGGCGGTGGCGCCGGCCGCGCTGGCGGCGCTGTGCGCGCATGGCTGGCCGGGCAATGTGCGGGCGTTGCGGCATGCCTGCGAGCGGGCCGTCATCCTTGGCGCGCAGGCCGATTACCGGCTCGAGGATTTCGGGCTGGCCGCCGGCGGCGCGCCGTGCGCAGGTTCGGCGGTATCGGCGGCGGTGCCGGCCACGCTGGTGCAGATGCGCGAGGAGGCCACGCTGTCGTCGCTGGAACGCGAGGCGATCGCCGCGGCGCTCGAGCAGGCGCAGGGCAACATCAGCCACGCGGCGCGCATGCTGGGCGTGTCGCGCGCCGCCCTGTACCGCAAGCTGGACAAGCATGGCATCTGA
- a CDS encoding efflux RND transporter periplasmic adaptor subunit, with protein MHQLPFPDNRPASGAAMDTVVPRRHGRTIALAVAGLLAVLAAAFAIWHWMPRGLQVVAADLRIATVERGIFRDDIAVRANAEPLTAVMLDSVESGRIEEVHARDGDLVTRGQLLFRISNPQRNLELLARQSEYAQQISNLSTLRVAEQSNRTERQRRLDDLSFALEQAQKTLARTERLAGQGFVSAVALEEAGDRRDKARRALTLEQRSIEAEDKVRGNALGRLEETILGLATGLRLVEQTVDALAVRAPVAGRLTDFRLQVGESIVTGKRVGRIDDPQRFKLSALVDEYYLNRVSVGRLGAVTQDGRRYGVKVGTVYPQIKEGRFTAELLFTESQPAVLSPGQSLDAQITLGEPAPALLLPNGAFVSDSGAAWVYVLTDATHAERREIRAGRRNNAQIEVLSGLAPASA; from the coding sequence ATGCACCAACTTCCTTTCCCCGACAACAGGCCGGCAAGCGGCGCGGCCATGGACACCGTCGTGCCCCGCCGCCATGGCCGCACGATCGCGCTCGCCGTCGCAGGACTGCTGGCGGTGCTGGCGGCCGCCTTCGCGATCTGGCACTGGATGCCGCGCGGCCTGCAAGTGGTGGCCGCCGACTTGCGCATCGCCACCGTCGAACGGGGCATCTTCCGCGACGACATCGCCGTGCGCGCCAATGCCGAGCCGCTCACCGCCGTGATGCTCGACTCGGTGGAATCGGGCCGCATCGAGGAAGTGCATGCACGCGACGGCGACCTGGTGACCAGGGGCCAGCTGCTGTTCCGCATCTCGAACCCGCAGCGCAACCTGGAACTGCTGGCGCGCCAGTCCGAGTACGCCCAGCAGATCTCCAACCTGTCCACGCTGCGGGTGGCGGAACAGAGTAACCGCACCGAGCGCCAGCGCCGGCTGGACGACCTGTCGTTCGCGCTGGAGCAGGCGCAAAAAACCCTGGCACGTACCGAACGGCTGGCCGGCCAGGGTTTCGTCTCGGCCGTGGCGCTGGAAGAAGCCGGCGACCGGCGCGACAAGGCGCGGCGCGCGCTCACGCTCGAGCAGCGAAGCATCGAAGCCGAGGACAAGGTGCGCGGCAACGCGCTGGGCCGCCTCGAGGAAACCATCCTCGGCCTGGCCACCGGCCTGCGGCTGGTGGAGCAGACCGTCGACGCGCTGGCCGTGCGCGCCCCGGTAGCCGGCCGGCTCACCGATTTCCGGCTGCAGGTCGGCGAGTCGATCGTCACCGGCAAGCGCGTCGGCCGCATCGACGATCCCCAGCGCTTCAAGCTGTCCGCGCTGGTCGACGAGTATTACCTGAACCGCGTATCCGTCGGCCGCCTCGGCGCGGTCACGCAGGATGGCCGCCGCTACGGGGTCAAAGTCGGCACCGTGTACCCGCAGATCAAGGAAGGCCGTTTCACCGCCGAGCTGCTGTTCACCGAAAGCCAGCCCGCGGTGCTCAGCCCCGGCCAGAGCCTGGATGCGCAGATCACGCTGGGCGAACCGGCGCCCGCGCTGCTGCTGCCGAACGGCGCGTTCGTATCCGACTCCGGCGCGGCCTGGGTCTACGTGCTCACCGATGCCACCCATGCCGAGCGCCGCGAGATCCGCGCGGGCCGCCGCAACAACGCGCAGATCGAGGTGCTGTCCGGCCTCGCCCCGGCGAGCGCGTGA
- a CDS encoding ABC transporter ATP-binding protein, with protein sequence MLKLSGVSKIHVAGEVQTTALDRIDLEIDAGEYVAITGPSGCGKSTLLSLLGLLDVPTSGDYWFEGRNVSGWSESRLNELRRGRIGFIFQSFNLIEELSVFENVELALEYTGTPARERKVKVAAMLEKLGVAHRAKHRPSQLSGGQQQRVAIARALVAGPAILLADEPTGNLDTAHGDDVMRLLRTINAEGTTVVMVTHSPAHAAQASRTLNLLDGRVIVDALRAA encoded by the coding sequence ATGCTCAAACTGTCAGGCGTCAGCAAGATCCACGTGGCCGGCGAAGTCCAGACCACCGCCCTCGACCGCATCGATCTCGAGATCGACGCCGGCGAATACGTGGCGATCACCGGCCCCTCAGGGTGCGGCAAGTCCACCCTGCTGTCGCTGCTCGGCCTGCTGGACGTGCCCACCAGCGGCGACTACTGGTTCGAAGGCCGCAACGTCTCCGGCTGGAGCGAATCGCGGCTGAACGAATTGCGACGCGGCCGCATCGGCTTCATCTTCCAGAGCTTCAACCTGATCGAGGAGTTGTCGGTGTTCGAGAACGTGGAACTGGCGCTCGAATACACCGGCACGCCGGCGCGCGAACGCAAGGTGAAAGTGGCGGCCATGCTGGAGAAACTGGGCGTGGCGCACCGCGCCAAGCACAGGCCTTCGCAACTCTCCGGCGGCCAGCAGCAGCGCGTGGCGATCGCCCGCGCGCTGGTGGCGGGCCCGGCGATCCTGCTCGCCGACGAACCGACCGGCAACCTGGACACGGCGCACGGCGACGACGTGATGCGCCTGCTGCGCACCATCAACGCCGAGGGCACCACCGTGGTGATGGTCACCCACTCGCCGGCGCACGCCGCGCAGGCGTCGCGCACGCTGAACCTGCTCGATGGCCGCGTCATCGTCGATGCGCTGCGTGCCGCATGA